From the Deinococcus ruber genome, the window AACGATCTTAAAGTAGACGCCTACCGAATCAAGCGAAGCGAGTCTGGCATCTTGGTTGTCAGCTATGATTTTTCCGTCGTTGAGCCTTCTATACGTCAGTTGAGCGCTCACGTCAGTTTTGGAGACAGGATCTAGGATCCTCATCAGCCATTGAACTGAGCCGCAGTTGGTGATCACATCCGCTGTGAGCGAAACTTGCGTTCCGATCCCAGAGAAAGGCGCTGGCGATGGCGTGAAGCAAGACGACAGGCACAACGGAACCACAAGTGGCCAGAGACGCTTCATCTAGTTTTAGAGGTCGGCCTTCAGGGTGCTGGCGACTTTGAACCCAACCTTCTTGCCGGCGGGGATCTGGATCTTCTCAGACGTGCCAGGGCGCACGCCCGTGCGGGCCGCAGTCGCGCGAACATCCAGCGTGCCCAATCCAGGCAACCCAACACTCTTCCCACCCTTCAGCGCCTCGACAATCGCGTCCAGTGCCGCGTCCACCGCCAGACCAGCATCCTTCTTCGTCATGTTGCTGCGCCCTGCCACCAACTCGATCAGCTGGGTCTTGCTCAGCTTTTCACTCTCCGGGGCGGCGACCGGGGCAGTCGGGGTCGGCGTGGCAGCGGGCGTCTTTGGGGCTTTGGCCGTGCTTTTCTTCGTCATATGCCTGATGATGCCACATTCGACGCTGCCCCGAATTAGGGCGTGCGCGTCACGTGGAGCGCTTCTTGAAAAGCGTGGACAACGACGCGCCTAGACGCAGGGCAGCAGGGCGTGACGGGGCGTGGCTGTCCTGCACCAGCGGGGGGGCGGTCAGGACCTGCGGCCCAGTGATGCTGTGGTG encodes:
- a CDS encoding HU family DNA-binding protein, which codes for MTKKSTAKAPKTPAATPTPTAPVAAPESEKLSKTQLIELVAGRSNMTKKDAGLAVDAALDAIVEALKGGKSVGLPGLGTLDVRATAARTGVRPGTSEKIQIPAGKKVGFKVASTLKADL